In one Cloacibacillus porcorum genomic region, the following are encoded:
- a CDS encoding valine--tRNA ligase, whose amino-acid sequence MDSEKVQLGKSYDPVPIEDKWYAEWIAEGLFKADSSSPKPPFSIVIPPPNVTGSLHVGHALDNTLQDILCRTKRMQGYEVLWLPGTDHAGIATQNVVERSLAKEGISRHDLGREEFVKKVWEWKEQYGSTIINQLKKLGASCDWDRERFTMDEGLSRAVRKIFVELYKKGLIYRGKYLINWCPRCQTALSDLEVEHEEMDGKFYEVSYKFADGEDGGVIVMTTRPETILGDSAIAIHPRDEKNRHLVGKKVVVPLVGRVIPVIEDNMVDPEFGTGCVKITPAHDPNDFLVGQRHNLEQIQVIDDKGVMNENAGKYQGQDRFEARGAIVADLEKEGVLLSVTDLRHSVGHCYRCHTVIEPYLSEQWFVRTRPLADAGVASVEAGKIKFVPDQWTNVYYQWMENIRDWCISRQLWWGHRIPAWYCDKCGEVIVEENAPHKCPKCGNTELRQDEDVLDTWFSSGLWPFSTMGWPDETETLKKFYPTSVLVTGFDIIFFWVARMIMFGLEGMKGEVPFHDVYIHALVRDEKGQKMSKSRGNVIDPLTIVKDYGADALRLTLAALTVQGRDIFLSTDRISTYRLFMNKLWNASRFALMNLEDAAAGQEIDERELQLHDKWILNRISQVSAEMTRLLDGYFFGEAARLMYDFTWGELCDWYLELSKPALRGDEGEPRRRTTQAVLLAVFEDVLKLLHPIIPFVTEELWHAFPFGTDLVEHSSWPAPRVAVDEKVLAEMDFIQDVVRAVRNLRAEARIAPQQMIPGVTLAVHSKEKLALLKECEKQIELLTKVEKVTFTEEGAAKPERSLASVLDDVQVYLPVGDLLDVDKEIQRLKNDIAKLEKDIEKSKIKLANKQFVERAPAEVIDKEKGNLADNETKAQRMKENLSSLTN is encoded by the coding sequence ATGGATTCCGAGAAGGTGCAGTTAGGCAAGAGCTATGATCCCGTGCCCATTGAAGACAAATGGTACGCGGAATGGATAGCTGAGGGGCTTTTTAAGGCAGATTCGTCATCACCAAAACCGCCATTTTCAATCGTCATACCGCCGCCCAATGTGACGGGCTCGCTCCATGTCGGCCACGCGCTCGACAATACGCTGCAGGACATCCTCTGCCGCACAAAGAGAATGCAGGGCTACGAGGTGCTCTGGCTGCCAGGTACCGACCACGCGGGTATCGCCACGCAGAACGTCGTGGAGCGTTCGCTCGCCAAAGAGGGCATATCACGTCACGACCTTGGACGCGAAGAGTTCGTCAAAAAGGTCTGGGAGTGGAAAGAGCAGTACGGCAGCACGATCATAAACCAGCTCAAAAAGCTCGGCGCCTCCTGCGACTGGGACCGCGAGCGCTTCACGATGGACGAGGGGCTTTCGCGCGCCGTCCGCAAAATATTTGTGGAGCTCTATAAAAAGGGACTCATATACCGCGGGAAATACCTCATAAACTGGTGCCCGCGCTGCCAGACGGCCCTCTCCGACCTTGAGGTCGAGCACGAGGAGATGGACGGCAAGTTCTATGAGGTCTCATACAAGTTCGCCGACGGCGAAGATGGCGGCGTCATCGTCATGACGACGCGCCCAGAGACGATCCTCGGAGACAGCGCTATCGCGATACACCCGCGCGACGAGAAGAACCGCCACCTCGTAGGCAAAAAGGTCGTCGTACCTCTCGTGGGACGCGTCATCCCCGTCATTGAGGACAACATGGTCGACCCCGAGTTCGGCACCGGCTGCGTCAAGATCACCCCGGCGCACGACCCCAACGACTTCCTTGTCGGACAGCGCCACAATCTCGAACAGATACAGGTCATTGACGATAAGGGCGTAATGAACGAGAACGCCGGCAAATATCAGGGGCAGGACCGCTTTGAGGCGCGCGGCGCGATCGTCGCCGACCTTGAAAAAGAGGGCGTGCTGCTCTCGGTCACCGACCTGCGCCACTCTGTAGGGCACTGTTACCGCTGCCATACCGTGATCGAGCCCTACCTTTCGGAACAGTGGTTCGTCCGCACGCGTCCCCTCGCGGACGCCGGGGTAGCCTCCGTTGAAGCCGGAAAGATAAAGTTCGTTCCCGACCAGTGGACCAACGTCTACTACCAGTGGATGGAGAACATACGCGACTGGTGCATATCGCGCCAGCTCTGGTGGGGACACCGTATCCCCGCGTGGTACTGCGATAAATGCGGTGAAGTCATCGTCGAAGAGAACGCGCCGCACAAGTGTCCGAAGTGCGGCAACACCGAACTCCGCCAGGACGAGGATGTGCTCGACACCTGGTTCTCAAGCGGACTCTGGCCCTTCTCAACGATGGGCTGGCCCGACGAAACAGAGACCCTGAAGAAATTCTATCCGACCTCCGTGCTTGTGACGGGATTTGACATCATCTTCTTCTGGGTCGCCAGGATGATAATGTTCGGGCTTGAGGGAATGAAGGGCGAAGTGCCCTTCCACGACGTATACATCCATGCCCTTGTACGCGACGAAAAGGGGCAGAAGATGAGCAAGTCGCGCGGAAACGTCATCGACCCGCTGACGATCGTGAAGGACTACGGCGCGGACGCGCTGCGCCTTACGCTCGCGGCGCTCACGGTACAAGGGCGTGACATCTTCCTCTCGACCGACCGCATTTCGACATACCGCCTCTTCATGAACAAGCTCTGGAACGCGAGCCGTTTCGCGCTCATGAATCTTGAAGACGCCGCGGCGGGACAGGAGATAGACGAAAGGGAGCTTCAGCTCCACGACAAATGGATACTCAACCGCATCTCGCAGGTTTCGGCGGAGATGACGCGGCTGCTTGACGGATACTTCTTCGGCGAAGCGGCGCGCCTCATGTACGACTTCACCTGGGGCGAGCTCTGCGACTGGTACCTTGAGCTGTCAAAGCCGGCTCTGCGCGGCGACGAGGGAGAGCCGCGCCGCCGGACGACGCAGGCCGTCCTGCTCGCCGTATTTGAAGACGTCCTCAAGCTGCTCCACCCGATCATTCCCTTCGTAACTGAGGAGCTCTGGCACGCCTTCCCCTTCGGCACCGACCTCGTGGAGCACAGCAGCTGGCCCGCGCCGCGCGTCGCCGTCGACGAAAAGGTGCTCGCGGAGATGGACTTCATTCAGGATGTGGTCCGCGCGGTACGCAACCTCAGGGCCGAGGCCCGCATCGCGCCGCAGCAGATGATCCCCGGCGTAACGCTCGCCGTCCACAGTAAAGAGAAGCTCGCGCTGCTCAAAGAGTGCGAAAAGCAGATAGAGCTGCTCACAAAGGTGGAAAAGGTCACCTTCACCGAAGAGGGCGCCGCGAAACCGGAGAGAAGCCTCGCCTCGGTGCTCGACGACGTCCAGGTATACCTGCCGGTGGGCGACCTGCTTGACGTGGACAAAGAGATCCAGCGCCTTAAAAACGATATCGCCAAACTTGAGAAGGATATCGAAAAGAGCAAGATAAAGCTTGCGAACAAACAATTCGTCGAGCGGGCGCCCGCCGAAGTCATCGACAAAGAGAAGGGCAACCTTGCCGACAACGAGACAAAGGCTCAGCGCATGAAGGAAAACCTCAGTAGCCTGACCAACTGA
- the yihA gene encoding ribosome biogenesis GTP-binding protein YihA/YsxC: MSVWKSELFCTAFNKQQLPPPGPHEIVFVGRSNVGKSTLINALLGRKLAKVSSKPGKTRSINFYNVDAEPHKFSLVDLPGYGYAARGMDERKSWWKLIDDYFSQDRPISYVVHLIDFRHGPLANDNELTAWLDRMDMPRIVVFTKGDKISPGKRKGQYNTIMRGGIDSILPPFVTSGVNDAEMEKLRIGIEEVLSEIIKLDAQEAR, translated from the coding sequence ATGAGTGTATGGAAATCAGAGCTGTTCTGCACGGCTTTCAATAAACAGCAGCTGCCGCCGCCGGGACCTCACGAGATCGTCTTTGTCGGGCGTTCAAACGTAGGGAAGTCGACGCTGATAAACGCGCTGCTCGGCAGGAAGCTCGCTAAGGTAAGCTCCAAGCCCGGAAAGACGCGCAGCATCAATTTTTACAATGTCGACGCGGAGCCTCATAAATTCTCGCTTGTCGACCTGCCCGGCTACGGCTACGCGGCGCGCGGAATGGACGAGCGCAAAAGCTGGTGGAAGCTGATAGACGACTATTTCAGCCAGGACCGTCCGATATCCTACGTCGTGCACCTGATAGACTTCCGCCACGGGCCGCTCGCAAACGACAACGAGCTCACTGCCTGGCTCGACAGGATGGACATGCCCCGTATCGTAGTCTTTACCAAGGGAGATAAAATATCTCCCGGAAAGCGAAAAGGGCAGTATAATACGATAATGCGCGGCGGAATCGATTCTATTCTGCCGCCCTTCGTCACCTCCGGCGTCAACGACGCCGAGATGGAGAAGCTGCGCATCGGCATCGAAGAGGTCCTCTCCGAGATAATCAAGCTTGACGCGCAGGAGGCAAGATAA
- a CDS encoding polyphenol oxidase family protein, with product MNFEGFKTYEDESGIIIEMVMPSVLRESFFAKLYARGVLNDAAEGDPETVWKALSACYNNRPLVAPRQVHGVNIIEADGGRTLPQRPDADGVFIEDGAHPLASLRFADCTPVVIAGAAERPWMAALHSGFKGTLQNIASAAVRLALAKHPGQRPGEIWAWIGPAIGRECYSRRREDPTTELALKNFAPENVSESGEGFNFDIKGQIVRQLIEIGLKYDKIYMYDCCTCCRNDYFYSYRAGDEKKRIFLLAGSAKKQR from the coding sequence ATGAACTTCGAAGGATTTAAAACATATGAGGACGAGAGCGGCATTATCATCGAAATGGTAATGCCCTCTGTTTTGAGGGAAAGCTTTTTCGCGAAGCTATACGCCCGCGGCGTGCTGAACGACGCCGCCGAGGGCGATCCCGAGACGGTCTGGAAGGCCCTCTCCGCCTGCTATAATAATAGGCCGCTCGTCGCGCCCCGCCAGGTACACGGCGTAAATATCATTGAGGCGGACGGCGGGCGGACTCTTCCGCAGAGGCCGGATGCCGACGGAGTATTTATCGAAGACGGCGCGCATCCGCTGGCAAGTCTGCGCTTTGCCGACTGCACGCCGGTGGTGATCGCCGGGGCGGCCGAACGGCCCTGGATGGCGGCGCTGCATTCCGGCTTTAAGGGAACCCTGCAGAATATCGCCTCCGCCGCCGTGAGGCTGGCGCTCGCAAAACACCCTGGACAGCGTCCCGGTGAAATCTGGGCGTGGATCGGCCCCGCGATCGGCAGGGAATGCTATTCGCGGCGGAGGGAAGATCCGACGACAGAACTGGCTCTAAAAAATTTCGCGCCGGAAAACGTCTCGGAGAGCGGCGAAGGTTTCAATTTCGATATCAAAGGTCAGATAGTCCGTCAGCTTATAGAAATCGGCCTGAAATATGATAAAATTTATATGTATGATTGCTGTACCTGCTGCCGTAATGATTACTTCTATTCTTACCGCGCAGGCGATGAGAAAAAAAGAATAT
- a CDS encoding bifunctional folylpolyglutamate synthase/dihydrofolate synthase, with amino-acid sequence MASPGIRPGLARLARLLSEAGMPQDKFPSVHVAGTNGKGSTAASLYAILRKSTYKTALYTSPHLVDFSERLVIDDKRVSAERWLAAVGLLERIIKKTSFFTDNLPTYFELITAAAILILAEESPDIAVFEAGMGGRLDASNILGDVRLSLIVPIGLDHTEYLGDTLEKVGAEKFAIMRRDTPALFAGDPRLDAQFIIAAKLHGAAPHIFSSAYSVADADYSLSGTDFTLRDKEGGGEERYHTPLVGTFQSENAALAAAAARLLSPAFPKITAKTIKEGLARTLWPGRMEVIAQAPPVIVDGGHNPHAMRRIAETLKTLMGGSHVNIVIAMMHDKEIAGALSFLRGLDVTLYCTEVPGNERSLGAREMERAASEAALRSGGSFHEPLAAIAEASKEGAPVLCCGSLFLVGYIKERKDELRRI; translated from the coding sequence ATGGCAAGCCCGGGCATCCGCCCGGGACTTGCCCGTCTCGCCCGTCTTCTCAGCGAGGCCGGTATGCCGCAGGACAAATTTCCCTCCGTGCACGTCGCGGGGACCAACGGCAAAGGTTCGACCGCGGCCAGTCTCTATGCAATTCTGCGCAAATCAACCTACAAAACTGCCCTATATACCAGCCCGCACCTCGTAGACTTTTCCGAGCGGCTGGTGATCGACGATAAAAGAGTCTCCGCCGAAAGGTGGCTTGCCGCCGTCGGCCTGCTTGAGCGGATAATAAAAAAAACCTCTTTTTTTACTGACAACCTTCCGACATATTTTGAACTGATAACGGCGGCGGCGATTTTAATTCTCGCCGAAGAGTCGCCCGATATCGCCGTCTTTGAGGCGGGGATGGGCGGCAGGCTCGACGCCTCCAACATCCTCGGCGACGTCAGGCTCAGCCTCATAGTGCCGATAGGCCTTGACCACACAGAATATTTAGGAGATACGCTTGAAAAGGTGGGCGCTGAAAAATTTGCCATCATGCGCCGGGATACGCCGGCGCTCTTTGCCGGCGACCCAAGGCTCGACGCCCAGTTCATCATCGCCGCGAAGCTGCACGGCGCGGCCCCGCATATCTTCTCATCAGCATACAGTGTAGCGGATGCCGATTATTCGCTCTCCGGCACGGACTTTACCCTGCGGGACAAAGAGGGCGGCGGGGAAGAGAGATATCATACGCCGCTGGTAGGCACCTTCCAGTCGGAGAACGCGGCGCTGGCCGCGGCGGCGGCGCGCCTGCTCAGCCCGGCATTCCCAAAGATAACGGCGAAGACGATAAAAGAGGGCCTCGCCAGGACTCTCTGGCCCGGACGCATGGAGGTGATCGCGCAGGCCCCTCCCGTGATAGTAGACGGAGGGCATAACCCGCACGCGATGAGGCGTATCGCCGAGACGCTGAAGACCCTCATGGGCGGCAGCCACGTAAACATCGTCATCGCGATGATGCATGACAAGGAGATCGCCGGCGCGCTTTCATTTTTGCGTGGACTCGACGTCACCCTCTACTGCACGGAGGTGCCGGGAAATGAGCGTTCTCTTGGCGCGCGGGAGATGGAGCGGGCGGCATCGGAGGCTGCTCTCAGGAGCGGGGGAAGTTTTCACGAGCCGCTTGCGGCCATCGCCGAGGCCTCCAAAGAGGGTGCGCCGGTGCTCTGCTGCGGCAGCCTATTTCTCGTCGGGTACATAAAGGAACGAAAAGATGAACTTCGAAGGATTTAA